AGTTTCTAACCAAGTTCGCATCTTTCTAGCAATTGTAGATGCAGGTTCAATCACCAAAGCCGCTGACGCTTTGGACATGGGCAAGTCTGGCGTTAGTGATGCGCTCAAACAGCTTGAGACGTCACTCGGGACACAACTTCTGATCCGGACCACCCGTCGGCAGAGTCTGACAGCGATGGGCCAAAAATTCTACCGCCGGTGTCGGGAAATGAAGGACCGCTCGAATGCTGCATTGGAAGAAGTCAGCGAGCATCTTGCCGAACCCATGGGTGCGCTCCGCATTACTGGGCCACATGCAATGGTCGAATGCACGATAGCGCCCGCTTTGAGCGACTTGGTTGCGCGCTACCCGCGTATTGAACCCGAGTTGATCGTGGACGATCAGCGTCTGAATCTCATCAAAAGAAACATCGACCTTGCTTTTTCGATCGGTGAACTTCCCGATAGCGAGTTCAAAGCGCAACGGATAGGCGTGGCCAAGGACATCCTTTGTGCATCACCTGAATTTTGTAAAAAGCATGGGTTGGAGCCTGAAAAAGGGCTTCTTCCCGACATGATAAATACCCTTCCCTATGTCGCCCATCATTGGGAAACGACGGAAGCCGTACATCATCTCGCTCCGCTTGGCGGCGGAAAGCCTCTGGTTTTCAATTTTCGCAAAGTTGCTACCGTCAATTCCGTCAATGCCGTTCAAGCATTGATCAAGGATGGAACGGGCATCGGGATATTGCCTCACTTTTTACTGCGAAACCGTCTTGGAACAGGTGAATTTGTCGTGCTCCTGCCTCAATTCGAGCCCCGCGCCACAGGAATCTATGCAATCCACCCGTTTGGAATTGTACCACCTTTGAGCGTGCGGGCCATGATTGACTTTATGAAGCAGAAGCTGAGCGAAGTGGCGTAATGGTGCAACTATCATCCGAAATTGTCCGATATTTACGAGCAATCAGTCCGCTCAGCCTGGGTTTTTCGGATGGGCAGACCTGCGTATCTCTCTCTCATCAATAATGGAGATTGAAATGCACAACACATTCAAAACCCCTCTCGCCCTGGCCGCTGCAACGACTTTTGCATTCGCCGCTGTTCCATCCGATGCGGAAGACATTTCACCCGTCGTCCTAGCCCAGTTCCAACTCGACGGAGCAGAAGCGTCCGGTCAACCATTGACGGATTTTTTTGATCGGATCTTGTCCGGCACGCATTCCTACGAAGGTAACATGAGCGCAGTCTACTTTGTTTCCCAAGACGACCCTAGCAAAATTCTCTTACTCGAAGAATGGGAAAGCAAAGCTGACTTCGATTCCTATCTGAACTGGCGGATCGAACGTGGCGACTTCGCAGAACTAACCTCACTTTTGGAATCAGACCCCGTTCTGACGTTCTACGAACGCTAATCACCACTTTCTCACTGAATGCACCGCGGCCTTTGAGTTGGATGCGCCCAAAATACCAATCGGCGCTTTGCCGTTTAAAGTTCTCAAGGAAAATACAGTGAAAACTTCTGTCAAAATACTCACCGCTGCCGGTATTGTAATGACTTCAATATTGCCGATGTTAACCGCATGGATTCGTGATGTGAATCCATGCGGTCAGAGTTCTGCAACAACGCCGCATGCGAATAAGGCTAGGATTGTTCGCAAACTCCGAACTCTCCATTCGGTATTTTTCTGTTGCCCGAACACGCATACACTGCGCATCGTTTTAGGTGAGAGTGTTGGGCTTCAAGCGATCAAGAAAAAGATGACACTGAAAGATTAACAACTTTCCTAACCCGTGATGGTGGGCTTTGCCAACCTGAATGATCTATTCAAAAATATGAGGACAATGTAGTGCTAGCTAATGTATTTGACTATAATCAAACAACCGAAGCACGAGTTGCTGCGTTGGAAAATTATATACGCGGGGAAGGAAACGCAGGCTTCTTGGAGCACCTGCAGCAAATCAACGAAGAGTGGAATGCCGACAACCTAGAAGTGTTGTATTCTGATCCGGAGACGTTTGAACTCGCCGCCTATACATATCTTTATGATCAAAATCTACATTTGGACTATTTGAGTTCGTTTCCCCAAGAGATTCAAACGCAATTGGCGCAAATTTCTGCACAAGCCGCCGCTGATGGTTCAAGTGGAGGATTTGATGCGTACGGTGGGTTCTTCAAAGCGGCAGCCGGAGGAGCAATTCTAACAGCAGCGGGGGCTGTGGAACGCGGGCCTTTGTATGGTGGCGACGAATGGTCCGCTACGGGAAAAGTTCTGGGCGTAATCTACGGCGCAAATTACATTACAGAGGCGATTGCTGCCAGAAACTCAGGTAATGATGTTGATCATTTGAACTACGTCGCTTTCTCGCTGTTTTCATTGGGTGAGGGGTTGGGGCTATCAAACCTCTTCAACTCAACTGATGCGCGAGCAACCTCTATTTCAGCCAAAGGAGTTGGGCTTGCGTACTTGGCGGGGTCGGTTGTTGGCCTCGCAGCTTCAGTCGTACAATTGCACGGTGCTGAAGATGATGCTGCAGAAACAGCAGCTGCTATTGCCGTCTTTAACAATTCGGCATTAACGATTGGGTCATTTTTGACTGTCTTAGGCACGTTTTCCAAGTTTGCAGGCGTAGCTGGCCCACTTGGTCAAGCCGCTACGATTGCTTTTACGGTCGCGACAGTGGTGTCTCACAGTAATGGGCTATTTGACGTATTGCATAGCACAGAAACCAGCGATGAGCAAAAAATTGCCGCTGCTGCTGACTTCATAATTCAACTAACTCCATTGGGCGTTACTGGTTTCAACGCTGCAGCAATTGTAGAGGCGGTCCAGGCAAATGAATATCGAAAAGAGCTGTTGAAGTATCAGAAGCATGAACACACCGACCCCGATGGACTAGAATACAGGGGTGATGAACTTGTTGGAGACTACATTCACGGCCAAGCAGTCCTGAATGCAGTCCCACTTGTTAACATCGTTGTCCCGTTCATACACACGTTTGGTGGACGCAGTGCTAACCAGTGGACCGACCAAGAAGTTCGGCAGGAATACGGCAGTTATGAAAATCTTGCCATACAGGGTTTGGAAGCTCGAAACAGATATCAAGCATACGAAAGCCTAGATCAGGTAAAGGAATTTCTAACCGACACCGATTTTGATGAGTATGTCACAATAGGTACATATGGATGGGACGCTCTGGGAAGAGATACCGCTAGATTTTTTCATGCGCAAGAGCAAACTGAAGCGTTGGAATACAATCGTGGTTTTGTCAACCGATTTACTGAAACGTCAGATGATGTTCAAATAAGCGATAGATATATCAATTACCCGGGGGTTGACTTTGTATACGATGATCATCTTTACCAAATCTCTTCACCCAACGATACGTCCGATAAATCTCAGTACGTGACCATAGCGAACACCCTCTACGCTTACTCTGGAAGACTAAGAGAGACAAGAGACTCTGATGGTGACTACAGAACGAATTTTGACGTTTATAACGACGTATGGAGCGACATTCATATTTATGACAAAGATGCGAACACAGTACTTAACATTCAAAACGTTGGATTTAGGGTTGAGACAGCGAACAGAAATGAATGGTTTCATGACACACAACCAAGCTACGGAAACGATGTTATAACTTCGACAAATAAAGTTTATGTTTCGATGGGAGCCGGCGATGATTATGTTATATTGCCTCTTGTTAGTTCAACCGTAGACGGCGGTGATGGGATAGATACAGTCTCCTATCATGTCTATGATGATGGGCTAATACCAGGTTATTACGGCACGAGAGAATCGGATCTGTCAATCTCAGTCTACGGCACCTCAGGAAGTGGTTACGTTGTCAACAAACATGGATATGTAACAGTTCCTCAGATTGCTTACCTTTATGCGGATCCAGTCACCGATAGCGGCGACAAAAACTCAATACAGTACATTGGTATCGTAAACGGAGGTCTGGGCATTGGCTACGATATCCAAAGCATAGACCGCCTCGATAATGTTGAAATCATAAGAGGAACGCAAAATAATGACATTTTCTATGGCCGCTCTCGTGACGATATTTTTTTAGGGGATGGCGGGCGCGACTTGATGTACGGTGGTAAGGGCAACGATGTACTACGAGGCGGGGATGAAGCAGATACAATTTACGGTGGGGACGGAGACGACGTATTAATCGGCGGTGATTCCGGAGAACGGAACAATGATCCATCGAGTAACCGATATCAAGGTGATCGGCTTTATGGCGAGAGAGGTAATGACTTATTCATAGTTAATGGCATTACGGATATCTACTCCCATTCCAACAACGGTGGTAATTCAAGGCTGCCGTTTTCATATATTACTGGAGGAACAGGTTCTGATACTGTCGATTTTTCTAACTTCGATCACTCGCTTCATATTGCGCTCGGCGACTCAACAACCGAGCGATATGCGAGCTACGGGAACGCAGCGATTGTCAGAGATTCGATCTTCGAATTATATGATGGCAGCTATGGATCACGAGTAAACACAAAAGGTCGTGTGACGTTTGAGGACGATCTCGAAGGTGCTGTCGGGACCGAATTCGATGATTTCATTTCTGGGAATACTCTCGATAACTATCTAAGCGGAAGAGCCGGGGACGACCAGATCTACGGTGGTGCAGGTGACGATCTTCTTGACGGTGGCTTAGGCTCAGACACTATTTTTGGAGAGGCAGGAGATGACCGTTTCAAACAGAATACTGTCGGAGAATCTGATGAACTGAATGGCGGAGACGGTCGAGACACAGTTGATTATTCAGATCTCTTTGATACAAACGCTGAATCTGGACAAACCAACCATCTTGGTGTGACAGTTGATCTGCTCACTGGGTTAGCATCCCAGAGCAGTCAGACAACAGCGACAGACTCTCTTATAAATATTGAAGCCGTGATTGGATCGCGACTAAACGATCATATCACCGGCAGTAACGAGGACAACTTGCTCGAAGGGGGAGAAGGTAACGACACTCTCTATGGCAAGCAAGGAGATGATACCCTGCTCGGTGGTGACGGCGACGATAATCTTTACGGTGGTAAAGGAAAAGATTGGCTCTCTGGAGGACAAGGCAGTGATATTCTTAACGGCCGCGAGAACGATGACGTCTTTCTCTTGGAGCTAAATCAAGGTTCTCAAATTCGCGACTATATCTATGGTGGTAGCGGTTTCGACTATGTAGACTACGGGGCAGACAGCTATCATTCCGATAGCGGTGACAGTTCTGGCCTGCAGCAAGGTGTTGACCTCACCCTAAACAACAATGGATCTGCAATAGCTACACGACCTGATGGCGGTACAGATGTCATAAACGGTGTGGAAGGTATTCTCGGAAGTCAGTACAACGATAGTTTCACCGGGGACAATAATAACAACTTCTTAAATGGCCGCGATGGAGATGACGCTCTTGCGGGGGGAGCGGGGAGCGACACGCTCATCGGCGGTAACGGCGCAGATACGCTTCACGGCAATGATGGAAATGATGTTCTCGCTGGCGGCAAAGGCTCCGATGGCCTTGTAGGCCACGAGGGGGATGACGTTTTCTTGATGGAAGTGTATCAGAACACGACAACGCGTGACTATGTCTATGGTGGGGATGGATTTGATGTCGTCGACTATGGGGCCTTTGATACTAGGCCTATTGGGTTTTCCACCTCAACTGGAAACCTTGATCAAGGCATTAGTCTAACCCTTAACGATAATGGTTCCGCTATAGCGACACGGGCTGATGGCGGTACAGATGTTATCAATGGCGTAGAAGGCATACTTGGCAGCAGGCATGATGACCAATTTGAAGGCGACGCGGGCGATAATTACATTGATGGGCGTTCTGGTGATGATACGCTCTCTGGAGGCCAGGGGAACGATACGCTGATTGGTGGAGAGGGAAGCGACGTATTCCTCTTTGAGGGCCATCTGGGCAAAGATGTGATCAATGATTTCGAAGATGGACTCGATACACTTACGTTCCAAAGTTCTGTATTCGCCGACGTCACGAGTGTTTTGAGAATGGCGGCGCAAATTGGAGATGACTTTGTTTTT
This window of the Roseovarius sp. EL26 genome carries:
- a CDS encoding LysR family transcriptional regulator is translated as MKSLVSNQVRIFLAIVDAGSITKAADALDMGKSGVSDALKQLETSLGTQLLIRTTRRQSLTAMGQKFYRRCREMKDRSNAALEEVSEHLAEPMGALRITGPHAMVECTIAPALSDLVARYPRIEPELIVDDQRLNLIKRNIDLAFSIGELPDSEFKAQRIGVAKDILCASPEFCKKHGLEPEKGLLPDMINTLPYVAHHWETTEAVHHLAPLGGGKPLVFNFRKVATVNSVNAVQALIKDGTGIGILPHFLLRNRLGTGEFVVLLPQFEPRATGIYAIHPFGIVPPLSVRAMIDFMKQKLSEVA
- a CDS encoding calcium-binding protein, which gives rise to MLANVFDYNQTTEARVAALENYIRGEGNAGFLEHLQQINEEWNADNLEVLYSDPETFELAAYTYLYDQNLHLDYLSSFPQEIQTQLAQISAQAAADGSSGGFDAYGGFFKAAAGGAILTAAGAVERGPLYGGDEWSATGKVLGVIYGANYITEAIAARNSGNDVDHLNYVAFSLFSLGEGLGLSNLFNSTDARATSISAKGVGLAYLAGSVVGLAASVVQLHGAEDDAAETAAAIAVFNNSALTIGSFLTVLGTFSKFAGVAGPLGQAATIAFTVATVVSHSNGLFDVLHSTETSDEQKIAAAADFIIQLTPLGVTGFNAAAIVEAVQANEYRKELLKYQKHEHTDPDGLEYRGDELVGDYIHGQAVLNAVPLVNIVVPFIHTFGGRSANQWTDQEVRQEYGSYENLAIQGLEARNRYQAYESLDQVKEFLTDTDFDEYVTIGTYGWDALGRDTARFFHAQEQTEALEYNRGFVNRFTETSDDVQISDRYINYPGVDFVYDDHLYQISSPNDTSDKSQYVTIANTLYAYSGRLRETRDSDGDYRTNFDVYNDVWSDIHIYDKDANTVLNIQNVGFRVETANRNEWFHDTQPSYGNDVITSTNKVYVSMGAGDDYVILPLVSSTVDGGDGIDTVSYHVYDDGLIPGYYGTRESDLSISVYGTSGSGYVVNKHGYVTVPQIAYLYADPVTDSGDKNSIQYIGIVNGGLGIGYDIQSIDRLDNVEIIRGTQNNDIFYGRSRDDIFLGDGGRDLMYGGKGNDVLRGGDEADTIYGGDGDDVLIGGDSGERNNDPSSNRYQGDRLYGERGNDLFIVNGITDIYSHSNNGGNSRLPFSYITGGTGSDTVDFSNFDHSLHIALGDSTTERYASYGNAAIVRDSIFELYDGSYGSRVNTKGRVTFEDDLEGAVGTEFDDFISGNTLDNYLSGRAGDDQIYGGAGDDLLDGGLGSDTIFGEAGDDRFKQNTVGESDELNGGDGRDTVDYSDLFDTNAESGQTNHLGVTVDLLTGLASQSSQTTATDSLINIEAVIGSRLNDHITGSNEDNLLEGGEGNDTLYGKQGDDTLLGGDGDDNLYGGKGKDWLSGGQGSDILNGRENDDVFLLELNQGSQIRDYIYGGSGFDYVDYGADSYHSDSGDSSGLQQGVDLTLNNNGSAIATRPDGGTDVINGVEGILGSQYNDSFTGDNNNNFLNGRDGDDALAGGAGSDTLIGGNGADTLHGNDGNDVLAGGKGSDGLVGHEGDDVFLMEVYQNTTTRDYVYGGDGFDVVDYGAFDTRPIGFSTSTGNLDQGISLTLNDNGSAIATRADGGTDVINGVEGILGSRHDDQFEGDAGDNYIDGRSGDDTLSGGQGNDTLIGGEGSDVFLFEGHLGKDVINDFEDGLDTLTFQSSVFADVTSVLRMAAQIGDDFVFDFGNGSELTVLNTNYLEIYNDITLV
- a CDS encoding putative quinol monooxygenase is translated as MHNTFKTPLALAAATTFAFAAVPSDAEDISPVVLAQFQLDGAEASGQPLTDFFDRILSGTHSYEGNMSAVYFVSQDDPSKILLLEEWESKADFDSYLNWRIERGDFAELTSLLESDPVLTFYER